TGTTCTGACCTGTCAGACAGCAGGGTAATGTGTAACATGTGTCATGGCtcctacatacagtacattacagCAGCATGGGGACTGACGTGGAGCCCACAGCAGGGTCACGCTGGTGAGGCAACAGACAACTCTCTCTCATAACACAGGATAAGTTTGAAGGGTGGATCCTCTAGACATGTTACCATCAATCATAACCTCTAATAGATGGCTTCACAGCACAAACATTATGATTATCCTCAATCTAGCACCAactttcaaatgttttatgtctttttgcaCTATTTTCTTCATTTAACTGTGTTTAAAAGCAGTAAATGCTACAATTATATGGTAGAGTAGGTGCAATTTTATCTTAGTAATGGAGCTATTTTCTGTCAGCAAAGCTTGGAAGAGCCAAAAGGCATCTTTATGATTAACAACTGGCATAAATCTTCAATCTGCTTTCCAAGGTCACTGTGTCCGTCATGTCCTCATGGGCCATCCCATGTGACCTTGGTATAGTGAGAGAGGTACGTACAACCTCAGCGGTTTGCTATGCACCtcatgaaatggaaaacagcttCTTTCAGCTGTCTTATATGGGCATTTCCTAATGAGCTTTACACAATGAAGATCAAACACTCATAACACTGACATTGCCTCAACCATATTTCTCCCATTCCCATACTGCATACCAATACCATATGTATCataattaatgttaatgttaatgttgagCTGCTGCTAATATCACAGATagtatgtcaaaatgttttttgctgAACCCATTTCCGTGTACAATACAATTTAACTTTATTGTCCACATTAGTGGTTTTGACTATTCACAGACTACAACATTTAGACTTCAAAAATGAgcaacaatgaaatgaaaactgtatGCAGTTATTAGTGATGTAAAATGTGGCTGTGCTCTCCACCAATAGTGCTAGTGATCATACAGGTGATGGCAAgcaaaatcaaaaagaaaaaaaagaagaaaaaacaactacaaTTTCATGTATACattcccccccccaaaaaaaccccaGCTGCAGCTGGAATGAAAGATACAATTCTGTAATATTCATAATTTCTGCCTGTTTGGCTGCTAGTCTGCTATCACCTGTCAGATgctaaacaaaagaaaaactcacaCTCGCGGTTTGGATGTGAAAAAGTGTCACTGTTTCCTCTCCCACTCCTAATGATACTGCATATTCCTTTTCGGTTTTTATGCATACCAAGTTGCAGATGATATGACACAGTTACACATTCCCCTCCCATAacactaaaaactaaaaatgggACACATCCGCCTGCCTCGCTTTTATGAAGGTGAAGCTCTCACAGTTCCCCCGTTTCTGAGCTCACTCCAAAAATCAGGTTTGTACTCAGTCATCTGTTGAGTCCTTCCTGTGCAATGAGAGAGTGTCTCAAAAGGTGATGTAAAACATGGAGTATTAACTTCCAGAAGTTTCTGAATGGAGAGGGTTGAGGCGTTGAGGGGAATGTGCTTGGAGGGGTAGGGGAAGCCTTTGCTGTGCTAAGTAGTATCATGAGTCTGTCATAGTATAATATGAATAACTAACAGTATTCATACCAAATGAGTTACATCATGGGAAGAGTTGCTTTTAAGGACTAATATTTACATAGCGCAGAccctgtttcatttttttgtcattacagATTAAGCCATCTGATGAAATGTGGGTGAGGGCGATGTTATGGCTAGGAGTAGGCAGACTGATAGCAGTGATAAACGTCATAAAACTCAAagcaaaaagaaaggaaagcagTGACAGAGGGTGTTTAGAGCCTTGTGTTTAATGCCTAGCCTGTGGGCAATGCACCTAGCCTCCTTGCCTGAAGCATGTCTAGCTTTTTGTCTGGCTTTTACAGGAGAGTAGACAGATTACTTGCAAGGGTTGAGACGGTTCAGTGAGCTGAAGGTACTAGGTGACATAGCAGCATGAGGGGGGAGGGAGCCATATCCTTTTACAGTCTGGAAATAAAGCGGGCCAGCGGCTGCGGAAAGGCCCCGCGTCTGTCATCTTACTGGACCATTAGATGACGGGGCCACTGCAGAGCCACTGGCCGTGGAGGTCCAGCACCAGACTGTGGCAGGCAGGGAGGTCGTTTAGCATGAGAGGAGTGTTTCATGTGTTATTGGATTAACCCCTCTGACTGTACTCTTAATGCCTGATGTTACATTCATAACTGCTCATATCTGCAGTATTCTCTCATAGATCTGTGGGTCTTTGCCTGTGGTTGTATCACAAAATCATTCAACAATTAGTGGTTAGTGAGGTGTAAGCCAGCTTTTATAATAGAATGAGAGAATGGTGTTTTTCTCTTAAAGGACGAGTTTGAGAGTCAGATGAAAAGATTgcaaatataaagctacagccagcagccagttagcatagcttagcgCAAAGTCTGAAAACAGCAAGTCTGACCTTGTCTAAACATAAAATCTGCCTCCCAGCAGCTCTTAAGATCACTTATTATCACatgtatcttgtttgtttaatccacacaaaaaccTGAAGCATTAAAATAACAAATCTGAGTTTTACAGGGGGTTATTGTAAGCAGGACTATTTCTTTGCTGGGTGTAGTGACCTCCTGGAGTCTCAGCTCAACCTCACTACAATGTCTTGACTCCTGGAGGTGACTGCAGTcgtgaaacagtttggcacattttttttttttttttttttttcagacagagTCGGGCTAACTGTTTCCACTAATTTCCAGTCTTTGTactaagttaagctaaccagctgctggctatagcttcatgtttaccacacagacatgagaatggTATCGACCTTCTGACGTAACTTTTGGCAAGAATGAGAAGAAGCTTGTTTCCCACAATGACAAACTATCCTTTAATGGTCGAATTCAAGTTTTGTaacagaggaaacaacaaacagctggtGTTAACGAGTGTAAAGGAATTTGTTTGTGATGCGTGCCGCTCTCATCCTGCCAGGGGAATACACCACAGACTGGCCGAGATTAGACATCCTTCCTGCAGCATTTTTCATGGTGACTCTGGGGATTTAAGGATCGAAAAACATGCAAGTGATGTACAAAGAGAACAGCTCAAGGTGCATCACCCCTTGGCCCGGCCGATCATCTGGAGGCAACCGAAATAACCcatgaaaatctaaaaacacacagacatgaactcTGTTCCCTTTAAACCCAAAAGGCTGTCACTGTGACGAGAGTCGCAGTATTCCAGGAATGTCCTGATCCGTCCCGATGCCTTAGGGAAGAGGCTGAGAATGCTcatgaaccccccccccccttcttctcctctaacgtatgcacgcacacatatgaGAGGATGATTCATGTGACAGGTCACATTCACAGTGAGAACAGATTACTCCTGACCTCATGTTTTCACAGGTATGATGTACTAATGACACTGCTCCCTTTTCATCTTCACTCACCAGCCTGTCCTGTATTAGGCTGCACTTTTCTCAGTCTTTCCACGCTGTAAAGCTTTTACATGGTATCAAAGGATTATGATACATCTTGTTAGCCATAGGCAAAGCTATACATGCAGTATCACATACCCATTTTTTGTCTTGAAATCTCCTTCTTTTTGTGTCTCAATAAGATGATGTCACTGttaagtttttttaaaaaatggtgtgCAACTGGATGATTATTGCGGTCAAGTGCTGTCCAACCCCTCAGGTCCAGGGCTGTTGTGTGTCTGAGGCAGGTAAAGCGTGGTTAACGAGTGGCAGTTAGAAACAAGTGGTGATATGTGGCAGGAATGCAACACAATGACACACTTGTCGGTCAGCCCTCCAGTGCCTGGGTGGCTCGTGGAGGCCGTCTAAATGTCTCACTTATTGTTGCAGACTGGTGTTTTCTAGTCTAAATCTGATGACAACTAACTTCTTTCACTGAGGGCTCTTATTTAGgaatgcagagaaaaatgttaatgctgctgcagggtaaaatatacatttattagTTTGTGGCAAGTAAAAATTGGCTTATGTGTGAGGTTGTTCATGAATGATGAAAATATATAAGAAAGTAGAATCATCATTGTAATTATCTTAAtcaacattttcaaaaacaaacaaacaaacaaacaaacaaacaaacaaaaaagcccaATCCTCTTTAAAATACAGTGCATGCCAAAAAGTCTGCCAGAGATGGTTTTGCTGCTTTTGGAAAGTCTGATTTTAGGGATCGGAGTGGGAGGGGTCTGGGAAAAGACATGAGGAGGGCGTTGCTAACCTCTTCATATTCCTAAATGTCAATGAACTCTCCACAACAAGTTGAACGCTGAAGTGCGTGGGATGGAATCATTTAAGGATAAGGACTGCGGAGCTCTCAGATAATACGACTTAATTCCAATGAAGCATTTCTACTCCATGACAGACGGAAAATaatcttcctgtctgtttcttcatttctgcGTCGTGACAGTTTGTCAGTAGTTGTTTTATAGTGAAAGAAAGGAACCTGTTGGATTATTAACGTCTGGATATCCTCGGACCAAGCTGCTGAGTGCGCGTTCCTGCTTTTTGCGGAATATAGGACAGGTGACTTAATGTAGAAGAGCAACAACTCCTCCAGGATGAGACTGTGGACTTTACTTGTCATTATTTTGGTGTGCGCATCCTCCCCCCTTTCAGCCGGTGAGTTTCAACTGGTGGGACTTTTACGCACGCACCTTGTGAAGATGTAAATGAATTTAACAAAGTACGCCTCACAGCACCATAAGTGCACACATTTCAAGAGAGGGGGTTGGGAAACCGGACACCTAATGACTTGATATGTTCAGTGACAAAAAGTCATTTCtcatcttcattcatttttcctcACCAGAAACGTCTAAACCCAAAGGTCCAGCTGCGGAGAGCCGCTGCTCCGGCCGAGCCTGCAACCCCCGCATGGGCAACCTGGCCCAGGGTAGAGTGCTGAGCACCCAGTCGGTCTGCGGCTCCAACTCCTCGGAGCATTATTGCTTCTACAAACAGGCTACTGCGCCCCGCATCAGGGAGTCCTGCTCGGCAGCAAAATGCAGCAAGTGCAACTCTGCCATCCCCAGCCAGGCGCACCCTCCCTCTGCCATGAGCGACTCCTCTTTCCGCTACCCTGACACTTGGTGGCAGTCTGcagggggggtggaggaggagacgcTCCAGCTCGACCTGGAGGCGCAGTTCCTCTTCACCCACCTCATCCTGGTGTTCCGCTCACCGCGCCCCGGTGCCATGGTGCTGGAGCGCTCCCAAGACCATGGGCGCACATGGAAGGCCCTCAGGTACTTTGCCAGGGACTGTGAGGAGGTGTTCGGCCTGGTCGAGGGGTCGCCAGTTGGGGAGAGTGGAGCAACTTGCACCTCCAAGTATTCGGGAGCTTTCCCTTGCGCCAGAGGAGAGGTGAGTACAGTGGCTGGTCTAGAAAAAGGGGGAGCATGTggttttgacagtgtggcacgAGAAGGGTGTGGGTGAGGGTTAAATGAGAATACTTACAACTTCTGCAGGTAAATGGCAAATAGTATTACCCTGCAACCACACTCTATTGGAAACGAGAGAACAAACATGAGCAGGGTAGCATCATCAATTATGGATTTTCTATCTACTTCTGACGCTAGTTCAGCTGTTTTTGACAGTTTAGGCACGTAGAGCAGGAAAGCTGGGGCGGGTGCAGTTTGGGGTTGCAATCCTCATAGTAGAGATAGCAACCCCCGCCCCCCCCACCAATCCACCCCGGAGTGACTCTTGAGCACTGTAGGTGTTAATTAAACTCCAAAAATTATCACTCCGTCTGTTATTATGAAGCGTAACACCTTTTCAGATAAATATGCCCTTGCCACTGTGAAGTCCTGCCAGGGCAAAATGAAGTTATTAAACATCAAAGAGGTGAGAGACCAGTACACTTAAAGTGTCTGAATGTGAAGTTAATATCCTTTAGGGCTCTGCAATGTGACTGAAATTGATATtagttttatatttttctaatatatatatatatatataaacttaGAATAAACTTATATACATGCTTTACAAAATAGACCAAAGTTGTAAAATTCCAATATGTACAACCAGAATGACAGTTATTGCAAAACATGCATGAATAATATCACCTATAAAATGATAAAGTTGACATTCAGTGCAAGGAGCTGTGTTCTGCTGTTATGCATCACTTCACATCTATAACACAAGAACACTGACAGCTTATTGATTAAAATGAGCTAAATCCCAACAGGTATAGGAAAATCAATGATGTGTTGTCTCGGAGAGCTTGTGGACATTAACATAGAACTGCCATGCAGCCTTTTGAACTCTATTATGAATACACTTGTATGATAATCTTTGAGGTGTGAGGAGGTTGAGTTGCTCAGCTTTCAATATTGGATTGTGATTCTATGTCTGAGATCTGAGAGTGACCACATCAAAGCACGCTTCCAGACATTCCCCCCGCACTTCACAGCAATAACACTcaccatctgctctgctcttgtTGTCCATTTATTGGCACTGGGATGCGCTACAAGCTGATATCACACAAACCACCGAACAAACAGTGACCAAGCTTTGTAAGCTGATCTCCTCCGATGAGCTGTGGGAGACCTTTTTTGTCAGGTTGGCCTTCTAAGCCCGCAAACAGCTTTGACATGCTCGGCTAGAATATCAATGTTCACTTTTACCTCTGATGTTCTCTCAAAGCATTTTTTGGACCTGCTGTATCATCAGGGAGGTCTGAGCCAGATAAGCAGCCATGGTTAATTCATAAGCACATTGTTCATTCACGCTGATGGCGTAAAAGAGAGACTCTCACTGGCTTGGAAAGGTTTGTTTTGCTCCAAAGGGCCTCAGACCACGTTGGGAGGTTCTGGTTAAATGTCTGAATGAATATATGGCTTTGACTGATCTCATAATTGCAGTGTATTTACAACAAGTATGTGTCTTGCTACAGTAAGTCAGCTCTCTTGTGTAAGCCCCTCACCCTTCATAATTAGTGTCTCTGTTGCTCGACATGCAACGACATCCCCAAAACCTCGTGTGAAAACGTAAATAGTTTCAGTGATAATGTAATACTGCAAACATCATATACTTAGTTTAAACTAGCTGCCAGCAGTAATGAGCTAAAGTATACATGTGATCACCACAAGTGAATTTTCTAAATTATAAATCAGAATTAGCTTATTTGTCAAGTGCAATGATTACACAATAGATCTTGTTGTTTACATCTGTACTGTATCTCTAATCACATGATGTCATAGTACAGAATATATTCATTATGACACAGCATTAAAGAGAGACACGATGCAAGATATTCAAAATGGATTGTAGAATATAAAGTTAAAATGGCATGTGGAAACTTTATTCATTTCAGTAAGGCTGCGGGAGgtaatgatttaaaaaatagatgtcgcagttcagttcagttcattttaatcAGATTCAGTTAAATTCAAAAAAGTTATTAGTTCTTGAAAAAGGAAATTTTGGCACTGATACACAGAATCTGCACTGAGATTTTGGTGTTTAATAAAAGAGAATGTATTGAAGATAACATTTGTCCAGAATAATATAGTTTTAGGTCTAGAACTTTATATCcttattgtattattttttaatatctaTGCACATTTCCAtatacagacagagaggatgtaTCTGATGTAACACGCAACACAGCTTAATGAAGGAGAACATAGCCATTTGTCCATGTTTACCTTGGAGCTGGTTTGATTTTCCGTGAGTAGCAGCTATTTGAGGAGCGTGAAAGGTGAACCAGATGTCTGGTTTTTATTTGGCAGAACAAGAAACAAGAGAAACGgacatgatttttgttttcGTCATGGTCTGTCAGTTGTTTTCACTTGTTAGAAAGGCTTGTACATGTGGAATAACACAGATTCTGAGAGATTTCCTTGtatttctcctctgcttcaATCTCCAGGTGATCTATCGAGCCTTGTCGCCATGGGACTCAGTGGATCCCTATGGACCAGCCGCCCAGGACCAGCTCATGATCACCAACTTGAGAGTTCGCCTGCTGCAGCGCCAGCCGTGTCCCTGCCAGGCCAAACATCCTGGTGCCGCTGTCCTCCCCACAGACCATTATGCCATCTATGATTTTATTGTCAAAGGCAGTTGCCTTTGCAATGGGCATGCTGACCACTGTGTCCCAGCCAGCGGCTACCAGCCCAGCCAACAGAAGACCAGCAGCATGGTGAGCCATTTTGAGCTGGATTTTGTGAACGTACACAGCTTGCAGGTGCAGGCTGTGTATATTCAAAGTAAAGCTCTTGCACAGTTTGCTCCGTTGTGAAAACTTACTGAGATGTTGTGTCACGCTAAAGTCAGCCTATGGCTTCATTTTGTCTccgtttttatttattgtatgtGGTAACATTGGGAGTAGATAGTTTGGGGTTTTGTTCCCACCACTCCCTTAATACTCAGCTGTGCACTGGTATGTGCTGCTGAATCTGAAGGCTGCAGTGAAGACTGGATATTAGGCCGCAGCTTTACCTACCATTACAGGGACTTAAGGATGTGGAAAACCTTAATTATGGTATTCAGCCTAATGCTTTAACAACCCATAGGCTCTGTCATGTTATTCTCTTTACTGTAAATGCAGAATAGAAGCACTTGTTTAATTCCAACATGTTTTAAGGGGGTGTAGACATGTTACCCAGGCAGTAATAAGCTGCACAGTGTGCAACCACTGCCATTGTGCATGTAGATGTTGGTATGCTGCAATACTTAAGAAGTATTACGCACATCACATTTAGTCATAAGGCCGCTAGAAATCAGCATCAATGAAAAGAGTAACGCCCACACAGTGACTGCAAACCACAAATTTATTTAAGTGGATAATGTTTTGATCCCAGTCGGATCTTCATCAGgctaaaatgtttgaaaatggtCACCACACCCTTTATATACAGCAATAGGCTGATGACAGGCTCTGTGATGACAGGCGTGGTTAAACATCCAACCTGCCCGGGATGATAAACACCTCTGACACACCAACTGACACTTCAAGAACAATATAACACAGTATGTTGCAGTACTTACTAACTACTTGCTCATGTTTCTTTAAGCAATCTTTAAAATCAAAAGCATGCAGATACAATGAAATTCcaaatcattttctttctgtgttgtttgcCTGGCAGGTTCAcggcaagtgtgtgtgcagacacaacacagcCGGTGACCACTGCGAGCGCTGTGCGCCTCTCTACAATGACCAACCTTGGCAGGCTGCCAATGGCATCACAGGGACGCCGCATGAGTGCCAGAGTGAGTGATGGGGCAAGAGAGTCAAATGCACTTGTAGGACACACAGCATGTAGACTTATCTTGCAAATGGATTTCGTCTCATAAATCACATGTAACCTTTCAGAATCTCATGCATGATGAATAA
This sequence is a window from Chaetodon trifascialis isolate fChaTrf1 chromosome 10, fChaTrf1.hap1, whole genome shotgun sequence. Protein-coding genes within it:
- the LOC139337684 gene encoding netrin-4-like, with amino-acid sequence MRLWTLLVIILVCASSPLSAETSKPKGPAAESRCSGRACNPRMGNLAQGRVLSTQSVCGSNSSEHYCFYKQATAPRIRESCSAAKCSKCNSAIPSQAHPPSAMSDSSFRYPDTWWQSAGGVEEETLQLDLEAQFLFTHLILVFRSPRPGAMVLERSQDHGRTWKALRYFARDCEEVFGLVEGSPVGESGATCTSKYSGAFPCARGEVIYRALSPWDSVDPYGPAAQDQLMITNLRVRLLQRQPCPCQAKHPGAAVLPTDHYAIYDFIVKGSCLCNGHADHCVPASGYQPSQQKTSSMVHGKCVCRHNTAGDHCERCAPLYNDQPWQAANGITGTPHECQKCKCNGHAKSCHFSRGLWLAMGRRSGGVCDDCRHNTEGRHCQNCKRGFFRDPGRPKTAPNSCKPCSCHHVGSVLSGGSPLCNPSSGECTCKPGVGGPRCDSCMLGYWGLHEYGCRPCDCTGDCDPYTGDCISGSDVEVFYTATGHMGHSSNNSETALFRAEELFSALHHSEKCECVEVTLGSPKLFCAAEYDYVLVVRVMSAHDRGSHAEVEVKVRKVLHQNPQMKIQRGSVTLYPESWTSQGCTCPILNPGSEYVVAGHEDWKTARLMVNTKSLVKSWKPSLGRKVLHILRKDCGRW